One segment of Mycolicibacterium sp. YH-1 DNA contains the following:
- a CDS encoding SDR family NAD(P)-dependent oxidoreductase has protein sequence MDLSQDVVLVTGASSGSGAAHARAFIAAGARVVLGDVLDEQGTALAGELGERARYVHLDVSQEPHWVEAIAATEQAFGTVTVLVNNAGVVHDAPLTDYELADWHRVLDINLTGVFLGMKHVAPGMKSLRRGSIINVSSVMGQRGAAHSYSYVASKWGIRGLTRSAAIELGGYGVRVNTVLPGFIQTAMTAADDPADLEIPLRRSATPEELAPTMLFLASDASSFMTAAELDVNGGQLANIARYDALHGVDLTTPVPD, from the coding sequence ATGGATCTCTCACAAGACGTCGTACTCGTCACCGGCGCCTCATCCGGCAGCGGCGCCGCGCACGCACGCGCCTTCATCGCCGCCGGGGCGCGCGTCGTTCTCGGCGACGTCCTCGACGAGCAGGGCACCGCCTTGGCCGGCGAACTCGGCGAACGGGCACGCTATGTGCACCTCGACGTCAGCCAGGAGCCGCACTGGGTTGAGGCCATCGCGGCCACAGAACAAGCCTTCGGGACCGTCACCGTGCTGGTCAACAATGCTGGCGTCGTCCACGACGCCCCGCTGACCGACTACGAGCTGGCAGACTGGCACCGTGTTCTCGACATCAACCTGACCGGGGTGTTCCTCGGCATGAAGCACGTCGCCCCGGGCATGAAGTCGCTGCGCCGCGGTTCCATCATTAACGTCTCGTCGGTCATGGGCCAACGCGGCGCCGCCCACTCATACTCCTACGTCGCCTCCAAATGGGGTATCCGCGGACTGACCCGTTCGGCGGCCATCGAACTGGGCGGCTACGGCGTCCGAGTCAACACCGTCCTGCCTGGCTTCATCCAGACCGCCATGACCGCCGCCGACGACCCCGCCGACCTGGAGATCCCGCTGCGACGCAGCGCCACACCCGAAGAACTCGCACCGACCATGTTGTTTTTGGCTAGCGACGCCTCGTCGTTCATGACAGCTGCCGAACTCGACGTCAACGGTGGCCAACTGGCTAACATCGCCCGATATGATGCACTGCACGGGGTCGACCTGACCACGCCGGTGCCGGACTGA
- a CDS encoding Lrp/AsnC family transcriptional regulator: MADTPDPLTIRDVAAKDLTALPLDDTDLAILRELVDDARVSQRALAAKLGISAPTVGERMTRLERNGVITRYTVEIDMAAIGYPQTVHLALESVEREKVPVIMQRLAEIDEIESVSLITGQWDLIVKLRTRDYTHFRSVLMDKVWAIPGMTSMTTMMSIAETPPKNFAQGILAALAEQRNPGDEATG; encoded by the coding sequence GTGGCCGACACACCAGACCCGCTGACGATCCGCGACGTGGCCGCCAAGGACCTCACGGCGTTGCCGCTCGACGACACCGACCTGGCGATCCTGCGCGAGCTGGTCGACGACGCCCGCGTCTCCCAACGCGCACTGGCCGCCAAGCTCGGGATCTCGGCACCCACCGTCGGAGAACGCATGACGCGCCTGGAACGCAACGGCGTCATCACCCGATACACCGTCGAGATCGACATGGCAGCGATCGGTTACCCCCAGACCGTCCATCTCGCGCTGGAATCCGTTGAGCGCGAGAAGGTTCCAGTGATCATGCAGAGGCTCGCGGAAATCGATGAGATCGAAAGCGTCTCACTGATCACGGGCCAATGGGATCTCATCGTCAAACTACGCACCAGGGACTACACGCACTTCCGGTCCGTGCTCATGGACAAGGTGTGGGCGATTCCCGGCATGACCAGCATGACGACGATGATGAGCATCGCCGAAACTCCCCCCAAGAACTTCGCCCAGGGAATCCTGGCCGCCCTGGCCGAGCAACGCAATCCAGGCGACGAAGCGACCGGGTAA
- a CDS encoding sugar phosphate isomerase/epimerase, with product MTTSIKATTNNTRYPLGLSSYILSTPFSDTSLHEFAHVRELGYDQFEICVDDPDTLSSALTRSAAEESGLSVAVTGAFGPSRDISHEDPAVQRNAKDYLRAVVDFAAAVDSPYVAGPMFTAVAVKLLQTPQERHRQLQRAAGNLREIADYAGERDVKLAMEPLNRFETHLINTVEQALELIELVDAPNIGMVLDTFHMNIEEKDLGAAIRLAGDRVFAFQASENDRGTPGSGNIDWPSLWTALDDIDYAGTVVVESFIATTEIAHIGGLWRPVAASMEQLAIDALAFLRDELRV from the coding sequence ATGACAACCTCGATCAAGGCCACAACCAACAACACCCGCTACCCCCTGGGCCTCAGCAGCTACATTCTGTCGACACCCTTCTCCGACACCTCACTGCACGAATTCGCGCACGTGCGTGAGCTGGGCTACGACCAGTTCGAGATCTGCGTCGACGACCCAGACACCCTCAGCTCGGCGTTGACACGAAGCGCAGCCGAAGAGTCCGGCCTGTCGGTGGCGGTGACCGGCGCGTTCGGCCCCTCCCGCGACATCTCACACGAGGATCCCGCTGTCCAACGCAACGCCAAGGACTACTTGCGGGCGGTCGTCGACTTCGCCGCCGCGGTCGACTCCCCGTACGTGGCAGGACCCATGTTCACCGCCGTCGCGGTCAAACTGTTGCAGACGCCCCAAGAGCGTCACCGGCAACTGCAACGCGCGGCCGGCAACCTACGCGAAATCGCCGACTACGCCGGCGAACGCGACGTCAAACTCGCCATGGAACCACTCAACAGGTTCGAGACACACCTCATCAACACCGTCGAACAAGCCCTCGAGCTGATCGAACTGGTCGATGCCCCCAACATCGGCATGGTGTTGGACACCTTCCACATGAACATCGAGGAAAAGGACCTCGGCGCAGCGATCCGCCTGGCCGGTGACCGCGTGTTCGCCTTCCAAGCGTCCGAGAATGACCGCGGCACACCAGGAAGCGGCAACATCGACTGGCCCAGCCTCTGGACCGCGCTCGACGACATCGATTACGCTGGCACCGTCGTCGTCGAATCCTTCATCGCCACAACGGAGATCGCCCACATCGGGGGACTGTGGCGGCCGGTAGCGGCCAGTATGGAGCAACTCGCCATCGACGCGCTGGCGTTTCTGCGCGACGAACTGCGCGTCTAG
- a CDS encoding alpha/beta fold hydrolase codes for MQTVLSHDGQPVTHGRASINGTRIHYVTAGSGAPLVLIHGVPKSWYYWHRIIPKLSEHFTVICPDVRGFGDSFRPHTGYDMSTIADDITELVDHLGFDKFSVAGEDWGACFALAIAAKNRQRVTKLSFAESLLPGFGLEDWSHLSVENHRKGRFLWHVSFFHVPDIPESLIQGREAMFWSTWMKNETYDPAAITQDCVDEWARTSSAPGALRAIFEVYRSTWTNIDLTKRWAQERLPMPVLTIGAEHFIAEEARQQMLHFSDNVDYAELDCGHSLALERPRELERILIDFFTS; via the coding sequence ATGCAGACAGTTCTCAGCCACGATGGCCAACCGGTAACCCACGGCCGGGCATCCATCAACGGCACCCGAATCCACTACGTCACCGCCGGCAGCGGCGCACCCCTGGTCCTCATCCATGGAGTGCCGAAGAGCTGGTACTACTGGCACCGGATAATCCCGAAACTCAGCGAACACTTCACCGTCATCTGCCCAGACGTCCGCGGCTTCGGCGACTCGTTTCGCCCGCACACTGGCTATGACATGTCCACCATCGCCGACGACATCACCGAACTCGTCGACCACCTCGGCTTCGACAAGTTCAGCGTCGCGGGCGAGGACTGGGGCGCGTGCTTCGCCCTGGCCATCGCCGCCAAAAACCGGCAGCGCGTCACCAAGCTGTCCTTCGCCGAATCATTGCTGCCCGGCTTCGGACTCGAAGATTGGTCACACCTGAGTGTCGAGAACCATCGCAAGGGCCGATTCCTGTGGCACGTCAGCTTCTTCCACGTCCCCGACATCCCAGAAAGCCTCATCCAGGGCCGCGAAGCGATGTTCTGGTCGACCTGGATGAAGAACGAAACCTACGACCCAGCAGCCATAACGCAAGACTGCGTGGACGAATGGGCCAGGACCAGCTCGGCTCCGGGCGCGCTGCGGGCCATCTTCGAGGTCTACCGATCGACGTGGACCAACATCGACCTGACCAAACGATGGGCACAGGAACGTCTGCCCATGCCCGTGCTCACCATCGGCGCCGAGCACTTCATCGCCGAGGAGGCTCGCCAGCAGATGCTGCACTTCTCCGACAACGTCGACTACGCCGAACTCGACTGTGGCCACAGCCTTGCCCTCGAGCGGCCCCGGGAACTCGAACGGATCCTCATCGACTTCTTCACGAGCTGA
- a CDS encoding APC family permease, whose protein sequence is MSDGAVTLDVSASHGAADKTVGTVGAVSLSLAGLGPFFTMAFATGFAAKGAGGAVPMSYCLGALGAFALAYVVVKFARHHAGASGVAYTYVGAALGRLAGFVAGWTYVIAWLCGTASVLTVASISAEALFAHYDMQISWFAFFLVFLAVATTMNLLGVRLSLGWLVVIELASMAFLLAVAVFVIARGGANGNSIRPFVDVSLSSTGWSGVFFGMIYGFAGFAGFEAAAALGREVKNKHVVPRAIIVSLVAAAAFYIVVTYSFAIGYGLDNAEKWAADASPVDTIVSMYAGNALAQIADALVVISAMSSALGLVTLTSRTLFEIGSHGHAPRQLARLHHRFRTPYVGIGAAAVVALFVAVALGLTAGSQVLIGFVAGATTLAFLVVYGLMAIGWIRVQVRASGSAARTRVLGIVLAVFALVLLCGALYSSVVPQPPFPYNLQPVALGLTLLVAAAAGWLLRARGHDLAEPEVPTTVEDMSTTA, encoded by the coding sequence ATGTCAGATGGAGCAGTCACACTGGATGTGTCGGCGTCGCACGGTGCGGCCGACAAAACGGTCGGCACGGTGGGTGCGGTCTCGCTGAGTTTGGCGGGATTGGGCCCGTTCTTCACCATGGCCTTCGCCACGGGGTTCGCCGCGAAGGGGGCTGGCGGCGCAGTGCCGATGTCGTATTGCCTTGGTGCTCTTGGCGCTTTCGCTCTGGCCTACGTCGTGGTCAAGTTCGCGCGTCATCACGCGGGCGCCAGCGGCGTTGCCTATACCTATGTCGGCGCCGCCTTGGGCCGCTTGGCCGGTTTCGTCGCCGGATGGACCTACGTCATTGCCTGGCTGTGCGGCACGGCGTCGGTGCTCACGGTCGCCAGCATCTCTGCTGAGGCCCTGTTCGCCCACTACGACATGCAGATCTCGTGGTTCGCGTTCTTCTTGGTGTTCCTGGCTGTCGCGACGACGATGAACCTGTTGGGAGTTCGTCTGTCGCTGGGGTGGCTGGTCGTCATCGAACTGGCCTCGATGGCGTTTCTGCTCGCCGTGGCGGTGTTCGTCATCGCTCGCGGAGGAGCCAACGGCAACTCGATACGGCCCTTCGTCGACGTGTCGCTATCGTCGACGGGCTGGTCGGGTGTGTTCTTCGGAATGATCTACGGCTTCGCAGGTTTCGCGGGCTTCGAAGCCGCCGCAGCGCTTGGCCGCGAGGTCAAGAACAAGCACGTCGTGCCCCGCGCGATCATCGTCTCCTTGGTTGCGGCAGCTGCGTTCTACATCGTTGTGACCTACTCTTTCGCCATCGGTTACGGCCTCGACAACGCCGAGAAGTGGGCAGCGGACGCCTCTCCCGTCGACACCATCGTCTCGATGTACGCCGGCAATGCGCTCGCACAGATCGCCGACGCGCTCGTTGTCATCAGTGCGATGTCCTCGGCACTGGGGCTGGTCACCTTGACCTCACGCACGCTGTTCGAGATCGGCAGCCACGGGCATGCGCCGCGCCAACTGGCGCGGCTGCACCATCGCTTTCGCACCCCCTATGTCGGGATCGGCGCCGCAGCGGTGGTCGCGCTGTTCGTGGCCGTTGCGTTGGGTCTGACCGCGGGCAGCCAGGTGCTGATCGGCTTCGTGGCCGGCGCCACGACGCTGGCCTTCCTGGTCGTCTACGGGCTCATGGCCATTGGGTGGATCCGCGTGCAGGTGCGCGCCTCGGGATCGGCTGCGCGCACCCGCGTACTGGGCATCGTGTTGGCGGTGTTCGCCCTGGTCCTGCTGTGCGGCGCGCTGTATTCGTCGGTCGTGCCGCAGCCACCGTTCCCCTACAACCTGCAGCCAGTAGCGCTGGGACTCACTCTGCTGGTCGCCGCGGCCGCCGGCTGGCTCCTGCGAGCACGCGGACACGACCTCGCCGAACCGGAAGTCCCCACGACCGTCGAGGACATGAGCACCACCGCATGA
- a CDS encoding aldo/keto reductase: MQYRQLGASGLRVSTLALGTMGFGATGWATVVGNIDIDDARRQIGMARDAGVNLVDTADMYSSGASEEVLGHALGDARKDMLIATKVRLPMGEGPNDAGLSRYHVIRSVEASLRRLHTDHIDLYQAHGWDGHTPLEETLGAFDDLVRSGKVRYIGVSNYTGWQLMKACRLAGERRLAPIVSQQIYYSVHDRDAEVDLLPAACDQGVGTLIWSPLAGGLLTGKYRRDHETPAGSRFLGDWDQPPVKDQERFYDIVEVLVEVAQRHGRPPAQIALAYAIAKPAVTSLIVGARSTQQLEQTLAATDVQLSADDLAALDAVSAYHLPYPHWHQAMHNTDRLSPADLTLLEGHIGE; the protein is encoded by the coding sequence ATGCAATACCGCCAACTAGGCGCTTCCGGCCTGCGGGTCTCCACCCTGGCGCTGGGCACGATGGGATTCGGTGCAACGGGATGGGCCACAGTCGTGGGAAACATCGACATCGACGACGCCCGCCGGCAGATCGGCATGGCCCGCGACGCCGGCGTCAATCTCGTCGACACCGCGGACATGTACTCCTCCGGCGCCAGCGAGGAGGTGCTCGGACACGCCCTTGGAGATGCGCGCAAGGACATGCTCATCGCCACCAAGGTGCGCCTGCCCATGGGCGAGGGTCCCAACGACGCGGGGCTCTCGCGGTACCACGTCATCCGCTCGGTCGAAGCGAGCCTGCGCCGACTGCACACCGACCACATCGATCTTTACCAAGCACACGGCTGGGACGGTCACACCCCCCTGGAGGAAACTCTCGGCGCCTTCGATGATCTGGTGCGGTCCGGCAAGGTGCGCTACATCGGTGTCTCCAACTACACCGGATGGCAGTTGATGAAGGCCTGCCGGCTCGCCGGCGAGCGCCGGCTCGCGCCCATCGTCAGTCAACAGATCTACTACTCGGTGCACGATCGAGACGCCGAAGTCGATCTGTTGCCCGCCGCCTGCGACCAAGGGGTGGGCACGCTGATCTGGAGTCCGCTGGCCGGTGGACTTCTCACTGGCAAGTACCGACGAGACCACGAAACACCGGCAGGGAGTCGGTTCCTCGGCGACTGGGATCAGCCGCCGGTGAAGGATCAGGAGCGCTTCTACGACATCGTCGAGGTGCTCGTGGAGGTCGCGCAACGCCACGGTCGTCCCCCGGCCCAGATCGCTCTGGCCTACGCGATTGCCAAGCCTGCGGTCACATCACTGATCGTCGGTGCGCGCTCGACCCAGCAGCTCGAACAAACGCTGGCGGCCACCGACGTGCAACTCAGCGCAGACGATCTCGCCGCACTCGATGCCGTCAGCGCCTACCACCTGCCGTATCCGCACTGGCACCAAGCCATGCACAACACGGACCGGCTCAGCCCCGCCGATCTGACGCTGCTCGAAGGTCACATCGGGGAGTGA
- a CDS encoding aminotransferase class V-fold PLP-dependent enzyme: protein MTETALENLTQRLKQAIPALIDNAPVFLDAPSGTQMPRTVLDAMNQYVTVGTANRGGIFPTSLETESLLLDTRRKVCALLGASDHQVVFGQNMTSLAFNAASSLRRDWADPSKSVVVSELDHHANIDPWISCADDAGMAARWLPVDPHRYCLDLSGLDALVDDDCALVAVGLSSNAVGTASDIGPIIDRARSVGAVSVVDAVHGLSHIPVDVDELGADITFFSAYKIFGPHIGAMVIRNDALDRIRFHKLAPAPRTGYGKAELGTQNMEAVAGLSATIDFVASFGDDVSADLRHQITSAIGNFARCEEELTDHFVAGLQTIDGVTLARAPHGIPKTSTVAFTVTAASPESVAFACAKEGVYITHGDFYARTLAERTDVAHAGGWLRAGIAPYHDRDDIDRALNVLDRAIRLARRQP, encoded by the coding sequence ATGACAGAGACCGCCCTCGAGAATCTGACACAGCGCCTCAAGCAGGCTATTCCGGCGCTGATCGACAACGCGCCCGTCTTCCTCGACGCTCCCTCGGGCACCCAGATGCCCCGCACCGTGCTCGACGCGATGAACCAGTACGTCACCGTCGGCACGGCCAACCGCGGGGGCATCTTCCCCACCAGCCTCGAAACCGAATCGCTGCTGCTCGATACGCGACGCAAGGTGTGCGCACTGCTGGGTGCATCCGACCACCAGGTCGTCTTTGGGCAGAACATGACCTCGCTGGCGTTCAACGCCGCCTCGTCGCTGCGTCGCGACTGGGCAGACCCGAGTAAGAGCGTGGTGGTCTCCGAACTCGACCACCACGCCAACATCGATCCGTGGATCAGCTGCGCCGACGACGCGGGCATGGCCGCACGTTGGCTGCCCGTCGACCCGCACCGCTACTGCCTGGACCTCAGCGGTCTCGACGCACTCGTCGACGACGACTGCGCCTTGGTGGCGGTCGGGCTGTCCTCCAACGCGGTGGGAACCGCGTCCGACATCGGCCCCATTATCGACCGCGCCCGCAGCGTGGGCGCGGTCTCGGTCGTCGACGCCGTGCACGGCCTGTCCCACATCCCCGTCGACGTTGACGAACTCGGCGCCGACATCACGTTCTTCTCGGCGTACAAGATCTTCGGACCACACATCGGGGCCATGGTCATCAGAAACGACGCCCTCGACCGCATCCGGTTCCACAAACTCGCGCCAGCACCGCGCACCGGATACGGCAAGGCCGAACTCGGTACGCAGAACATGGAGGCAGTCGCTGGTCTGTCGGCCACGATCGACTTCGTCGCCTCCTTCGGCGACGACGTCTCGGCAGACCTGCGACACCAAATCACCTCGGCCATCGGCAACTTCGCTCGCTGCGAAGAAGAGCTCACCGACCACTTCGTCGCCGGTCTGCAAACCATCGACGGGGTCACCCTGGCCCGCGCCCCCCACGGCATCCCCAAGACATCGACGGTGGCGTTCACAGTGACTGCGGCGAGCCCCGAGTCGGTTGCCTTCGCCTGCGCCAAAGAAGGCGTCTACATCACCCATGGCGACTTCTATGCCCGCACCCTGGCCGAACGCACCGACGTCGCCCACGCCGGGGGATGGCTGCGGGCGGGCATCGCCCCCTACCACGACCGGGACGATATCGACCGGGCCCTGAACGTGCTTGACCGCGCCATCCGCCTCGCCCGACGGCAGCCCTGA
- a CDS encoding DMT family transporter — MRGPRPEAGVVLAITAAASFGISGPLLKPMIDAGWSPSALVIVRSLISALVLLVPGLYAVRGRWSQTWHARYDIAMVGLIGVAASQLAFAQSLKTLPVGTAILIQYSAPVVIVLYRWIAGRAAPSASTMVASCLTLCGLFAVASPNIGNRLDLIGVLWATVAMVTVALYYVTASRVPHTVPAISAVVGSQIIGAAALLLLGSAGIIDMTTTTTSPVLQGQHIPWWLPITTVGVIATALGFWASIAASRVLGSQKAAFFGTLEVAVAVTVAWLALAETPTAAQIIGGVFITAGVATMRTRYER, encoded by the coding sequence GTGAGAGGACCGAGACCCGAAGCTGGCGTCGTGCTGGCCATCACCGCCGCCGCCAGTTTCGGGATTTCCGGGCCGCTGCTCAAGCCCATGATCGACGCCGGCTGGAGCCCGTCGGCACTCGTCATCGTCCGATCACTGATCTCGGCACTGGTACTGCTGGTGCCGGGCCTGTATGCAGTGCGTGGACGCTGGTCGCAGACCTGGCACGCCCGGTATGACATCGCCATGGTCGGACTCATCGGGGTCGCCGCTTCACAGCTGGCGTTCGCGCAATCACTGAAAACGCTGCCGGTCGGCACAGCGATCTTGATTCAGTACAGCGCGCCAGTGGTCATCGTGCTCTACCGCTGGATCGCCGGCCGAGCCGCGCCCAGCGCCAGCACGATGGTGGCGTCGTGCCTGACCTTGTGCGGCCTCTTCGCGGTGGCCTCACCCAACATCGGCAACCGTCTCGACCTCATCGGCGTCCTGTGGGCCACAGTGGCGATGGTGACCGTCGCGCTCTACTACGTCACCGCCTCGCGGGTACCGCACACCGTGCCGGCAATCTCGGCCGTGGTGGGTAGCCAAATCATCGGTGCCGCTGCACTTCTCCTGTTGGGATCTGCTGGCATCATTGACATGACCACTACCACCACTTCACCCGTACTTCAGGGACAACACATACCGTGGTGGCTACCAATCACCACCGTGGGCGTCATCGCCACCGCGCTGGGCTTTTGGGCGAGTATCGCAGCGAGCCGCGTGCTCGGTTCCCAAAAGGCCGCCTTCTTCGGCACACTCGAGGTGGCGGTCGCCGTCACAGTGGCGTGGCTCGCCCTAGCCGAGACGCCCACCGCTGCACAGATTATCGGCGGCGTGTTCATCACAGCCGGCGTGGCAACCATGCGCACACGATATGAACGGTGA
- a CDS encoding Gfo/Idh/MocA family protein: MQTTPTQDRTLGVAIIGSGLMAKAHTMAWRNVGAVYGSIPVTPRLVVLCDATEDLARDGAMQFGYEKYTTSWEDAVNDPDVDVVDIVTPNWLHQPIAIAAAKAGKHIWCEKPLALTATGAHDMVEAAEQAGVKTLVGFSFVRNPAVTLAKQLIEAGEIGDPVSFVGAHSIAAMVDPETPFTWRQERKLAGAGAIGDLGAHMISIARYLVGDIDTLASTSSIVHPERPLTDGAFGYGEKADGTAPKRSVENDDISLTLMRFANGAIGTIEASRVAIPRGWDLSFTLTGTKGAVRFDQQHIYKLDVALASDGLQQRGFRTLEIGPGHGDFGHLWPIHGANIGNHDLKFFEVHDLILAIVDDHPVWPDFREGYEVERVIDAIEEGSATGQWVALR; the protein is encoded by the coding sequence ATGCAAACAACCCCCACACAAGACCGCACGCTGGGTGTGGCCATCATCGGCAGCGGACTGATGGCCAAGGCCCACACCATGGCCTGGCGCAACGTCGGCGCCGTCTACGGCTCCATCCCGGTCACCCCACGGCTGGTCGTACTCTGCGACGCCACCGAAGACCTCGCCCGTGACGGCGCCATGCAGTTCGGTTACGAGAAGTACACGACATCCTGGGAGGACGCCGTCAACGATCCCGACGTGGACGTCGTCGACATCGTGACACCCAACTGGCTACACCAGCCCATCGCCATCGCAGCGGCCAAGGCGGGAAAGCACATCTGGTGCGAAAAGCCGCTAGCGCTCACCGCGACTGGTGCCCACGACATGGTCGAGGCCGCCGAACAGGCTGGAGTCAAGACATTGGTGGGATTCAGCTTCGTCCGAAACCCGGCCGTCACCTTGGCCAAACAACTGATCGAAGCAGGCGAGATCGGCGACCCGGTGTCCTTCGTCGGCGCCCACTCGATCGCGGCTATGGTCGATCCCGAAACCCCGTTCACCTGGCGCCAAGAACGCAAACTGGCAGGTGCGGGCGCGATCGGGGACCTCGGAGCCCACATGATATCCATCGCGCGATACCTCGTCGGAGACATCGACACGCTTGCCAGCACCTCGTCGATCGTGCACCCCGAACGGCCCCTGACCGACGGCGCCTTCGGATATGGAGAGAAGGCGGACGGCACCGCCCCCAAACGCTCCGTCGAGAACGACGACATCAGCCTGACCTTGATGCGGTTCGCCAACGGTGCCATCGGCACCATCGAGGCCAGCCGCGTCGCGATCCCCCGGGGCTGGGACCTGTCGTTCACACTGACCGGAACCAAGGGCGCGGTGCGTTTCGATCAGCAACACATCTACAAACTCGATGTGGCATTGGCCTCCGATGGTCTGCAGCAGCGAGGGTTTCGCACACTCGAGATCGGACCGGGCCACGGCGACTTCGGACACCTGTGGCCGATACACGGGGCGAACATCGGAAACCACGACCTGAAGTTCTTCGAAGTCCACGACTTGATCCTGGCCATCGTCGACGACCACCCCGTCTGGCCAGACTTCCGCGAGGGCTACGAAGTCGAACGCGTCATCGACGCCATCGAAGAGGGAAGCGCAACCGGCCAGTGGGTGGCCCTGCGATGA
- a CDS encoding cyclase family protein, which translates to MTTNREPSAQIGALNRVDAAVRIAAAHGVRDGEVFTLGLPVLPPNAICNPRREPAALHTTCDWSDFASGRKVLRDGEDAYVDDIVTIPTHGSTHIDALGHIIVDGTLWAGRPASEAAHGLDWGSIEPIAQTGIFGRAVVADIAGLHGLAAVPAGQLIRLEEVTAALDKQGVLSRPGDVLILHTGSMKARALGAEPDITEPGLSDELALVTWMAESGIAALGSDTFANELPVSPFTGRHFPLHRLLLHGHGIGFHEGLWLADVVQACRDDGRWDGLYVASPLKLGRASASPVNPLFVR; encoded by the coding sequence ATGACGACAAACCGTGAACCGTCAGCACAGATAGGTGCTTTGAACCGAGTCGATGCCGCCGTCCGGATCGCAGCGGCCCACGGCGTGCGTGATGGCGAGGTCTTCACCCTCGGTCTGCCGGTTCTGCCGCCCAACGCCATCTGCAATCCGCGACGTGAGCCCGCCGCCTTGCACACCACATGCGATTGGTCGGATTTCGCCTCGGGCCGAAAGGTGTTGCGTGACGGCGAGGATGCCTACGTCGACGACATCGTCACCATCCCCACGCACGGCTCGACGCATATCGACGCGCTGGGTCATATCATCGTCGACGGCACGCTGTGGGCAGGCCGCCCGGCCAGTGAAGCCGCGCACGGATTGGACTGGGGCAGCATCGAACCCATCGCGCAGACCGGAATATTCGGCCGGGCCGTCGTTGCCGACATCGCCGGATTGCACGGCCTGGCGGCGGTTCCCGCAGGACAGCTCATCCGCCTCGAGGAGGTGACCGCCGCGCTGGACAAGCAGGGTGTGCTCAGCCGCCCCGGCGACGTGTTGATCCTGCACACCGGATCCATGAAGGCCCGCGCCCTTGGGGCAGAGCCCGACATCACCGAACCAGGACTCTCCGACGAACTGGCTCTGGTGACGTGGATGGCCGAGTCGGGTATCGCCGCCCTGGGCAGCGACACCTTTGCCAACGAGCTACCCGTCTCACCCTTCACCGGGCGACATTTCCCGCTGCACCGTCTGCTGCTACACGGCCACGGCATTGGTTTTCACGAGGGCCTGTGGCTGGCCGACGTCGTCCAGGCCTGCCGAGACGACGGCCGGTGGGACGGACTGTACGTGGCCAGCCCGCTCAAACTCGGCCGCGCGAGCGCCTCGCCCGTCAACCCCCTATTCGTGAGGTAG